GTTCACCTCAGGTTATGAAACTTGTCGATGCTGACATGGCTGAAATGATTCAGGACCACCTGAAAGAAAAAGGAGTCCGGCTTATTTTAAATGAAGGGGTTCAATCTTTTTTTGATAACGGAAGTACCTTGAACTTGAGCGGTGGTGAGAAAATACAGGCTGACATGACTATTTTGGCAACTGGCATTAAGCCCAATACGAAGCTTGCCGAGGATAGTTCACTTGAGTTAGGTGAAACTGGTGCGATGAAAGTAAATGAGTTCATGCAAACAAATGATCCTGATATATATGCACTTGGTGATGTGGTTGAGACAAATGATTATATGACAGGAAGCCCCCGTCATGTAGCACTTGCCTGGCCGGCACACCGTCAAGCCTATATCATCGCCAGACATTTGCAAGGGTCCAGTCTGGCATATGGAGGTACACAAGGATCCGCCATTTTTAAAGTCTTTGATTTGGATGTCGGTGTAACAGGATATAACAAAGCAGTGTTGGATCAATTAGGATTCAATTATAGTGAAGTCACCCATGAACAGCTTTCACATGCAGGGTACTATCCCGGCGCAGAGAAGATTTGTATTAAAATCCTGTTTGACGAAAATGACGGGACAATTTATGGCGGGCAGGTAATAGGCAAAGAAGGAGTCGACAAGCGTCTGGCTGTGATAGCCACTGCAATGAAGGGAAAAATCACTGCAGGAGATCTTGCTGAACTGGAACTGGCATATGCCCCGCCTTATTCGTCACCAAAAGATCCGATAAATATTGTCGGATATAAAGCTGCTGGTATGCTTGGTGAATAGAATCACCATCCGCTGTCAGATTAAAAAATACAACAGATTGCATCATGAGAGTGGTGCTTCTTGTTGTATTTTTTTAAATCAAATATAGAAGCCAATCGCTGCTGAAATTATCCCCACCACAATTGATGTTACGACATAAACAACCGCAAATTTTACCTTTTTGGAAAGTATCAAGGTTATGGTTTCATGTCCAAAAGTGGAGAAAGTTGTGTACGCTCCACAAAATCCAACACCGCCAAATAACCATAGCCACTCACTAATTTGGTTTGTAAGATGAAGTTGAGCAAGGTAACCAAGTAAAAATGAGCCAGTGATATTAATGATCCAGGTTCCCAATGGAAAAGGATTTTGCGTTCTTCCACTAATCAGGTTGCCTAACAAATACCGTACTGCGGCGCCCAACGAACCACCAATTCCGATAAACCAAATCATGCCACATCACCCGCTCTTTCTTTTCGCAAAGCTAATTTCCGGCCTGAATAAGCCAATACCAATCCTAATATAGTAGTAGCAGATATATAGAGTAATCCGAGAGAAAAAAGCCCTTGCTGAATTAATTGAAGGGTTTCTACTGAAAAGGTTGAGAAGGTTGTAAATGAACCGATAAATCCTGTTCCAATTGTCAGTGTAATTTCAGGTTTTATTTTTTTCTTTTGGCTGACGAATGTCAGAAACCACCCCAAAAGAAAGCAACCAATAAGATTGATTAGAAAGGTACCCAAAGGAAACCCATTTGTTGTATGTATCCATTCGCCTAAAGCAAATCTTGATATAGCTCCGAAGAAACCGCCAATCATCACTAATAATAATTTCATTTTAATCACCTTTCTTTTTTACAAAAACCAGAAAGACCCCTGCCAAAAGACATAGATATTCCATTTATCTTTAGCAGGAGTCATTAGCCTATACAGGCGGTTATGGTGAATTCCATCACCTATTCAATTAACACAGAATAAGTACTCATCCATGATAGTCTGTCTTTGAATTACCGTAGCTCCAATCTTTTCCACTCTTCCTTTGGGATGTCCCTATGTTTAAAATTAACAACCTCAACTTCATTTCCTTTTAACCTGAAGGTAATTGTTTCTTCACCATATGGCGGGTTATGGGCACCTTCAAACGTTTGGACTTGAACGGTTACATATAAAAGATTATCATGTTTATCTTTATCAATTTTAAGTACTTTTTCAAAACTCCGGGACCAAAGTTTGTACTCACCGTAATAATTATGAATAGCTTTACTGATTGGTTCGACTAAACGTTCAATTAATGCTTTTTTAAGATGTTTCTTTGATACCGGTATTCTGTCAATTTTCTTCCTGTTTACATTGATTACTTCCCACATATCATTTGTTTGTTTTTCAACTTGATAGAGTACATTTGTACCGTCTTTCTTCCAAAGATGAACATATCCTTTTTTTCCCTTGATGTAAAGTCGGGGCTCTTCAATCCATTCTTGCTCTCTTTGTACAATTCGAAAATATAGTTGAGCAAGTGGGGTTATTTCATGTCCTAATTGATTAAAAGAACCAAAAGAATATTGTTTATACCCTGTCAAATCCATATTAAATTCCTTGTTTACATTGCTGTTTCCTTCTTCTGCCTGGACTGTAAAAGATAGTAAAATACTTATTAAACCAATGAAAATAACAGTAACTAATTGAATTCTCATATTCAATCACCTCAACTATAGAATGGAGCAGTTAAGATGATTTTATTTATTTCAGCAACTGTATCGTTCGTACGAGCATTCTTTCAAAAACTCGACCCTTATTTTAACATAAACTCTCATGGCTTCAGATAAAACATAAAAATGACCATCAACCTGGTATATAGACTGATGATCATTCTTTTTGGATTTTATTGATTGCTGTTTAAAAATTGTCTGGTTAATTTTTATTCGCATGTTTTGTGGCATTAGCGTTCCCAACGCCATTTGAATTCCCATTGCCTTTTCCTTTTGCCGCGTTATTATTGCCTTTTTGTTTTGCTTTTTGAGCTTTTTCGGCTGCTTTTTGTTGTGCTTTCTCAGCTTTCTTTGCGGCTTTAGCTTTAGCTTTTGCAGCTTTCTCCTGAGCCTTTGCCTTCGCTTTTGCAAATTTTTCCTGGGCTTTGATCAGTTTTTCAGCTTCTTTCTCTTTTTCCTTTTGTGCCTGCTTATTAAGATCATCTTTTGCATATGGCTTTTCAGAAATTGTCAATGTTGCATTTGCATCGGAATCACTATTTTCCTCAACGGTCTCGTTTTCCTCAGCAGAATCGTCTTCTTCCCCTGATTTGTCATCTGATTCCTCAGTGAACCCGGCACGTTTTTCAATTTTTGCTGCCAGCTTTGCAAATGACTTTTGAATGTTTTTCATAATGGCTGCCTGTGCATTCGGATTATCGATTTTTGCCAGAACAGCTGTTAATGCATCAATATTGTTGGCGAGGTTGATTCGTACCTGTTCTGTTTCTTCATTTATTTCCTCGTCTGTTGCTTCTACTGTTGTTTCTTCCACATCTGTTTCTTCCACATCCGTATTTTCTTCAGTTGCAGTACCTTCTACAGTTGTGGAACCCTCTTCACCTTCTGTTTTACTTCCCGTTGTTTCCTCAGTGCCATTCAGCATATCTTCGGCTTCTTTCTGTGTTTCAACAGCCTTTTTCAATAAATCGGCAGCTTCCTCTTTGTCTCCAGCTTTAATTAATGCATTTGCTTCAGCAATTCGCTCTGCGGCAAAATCAGCCAGCAATTGACTTTCTTTATAATCATCAAGTGTGATAGCTAATTGAATGTTCTCTTTCATTAATTTTACAAAATAGAAAAAGTCTCCTGGAATTAATGATGGAAGTTCTTCTTCCGCTTCTCTTTCTTCCATAGTTTCCTTATCTTCCCCGGTTGTTTCAACATCCGTTTCATTGTCTGCTTCCTTAATGGTAAGGTCATTCGGTTTATCGCTCTCATCCGCAAATACAAAACCCGTACCGGCAGTTACCGTAAAGGATACGACAAACACTGCACTGACTGCTAGTTTGACAATTTTCTCGAATAATTGCATGAAATAATTCCTCCTCTTTATAATCTCAATACAATATTCGAGTTTTTCAGGAAATTTATGAGTACTTATGTCATCGTTTTGTAAAAATAATGCAATATACCCAAAAATATAACAAATGGTATCAGATAACGTTAAATCTCCTGAAAGCTTTAGCCTTCAGGAGTTTATCTTATAAATCTTCTTCAAATCGGTAAACTAACGTATATTTGTCTTCATCCAGAACTTCACTGACATGTACCCTGACACCATGACCAAACACGATTTCTTCCTCTGTCATAGCCACAATCATTGCCTTTGTCTTAGATTGAACATCCAGATAAATATCACCCACGACAGGCTTCATTTCATTATCCTGTTCTGCCAAAAATCTTGGAGACTCATCTTCCTGCAGTTGTGCTTCAGATACGCGGGATTTATCCAGATATGCAATATCATGAGCATCCTTTGACGTACCAGGTACCATTACAACATACTCACTATGCTTGACACCATTGTCTCTCGTTGTGACTACGTTCCCGTCCTCCACATTATCAACTTTTTCAATTTCATTAAGTGAATAATGATCAAGGAAATCCGGAGTTGGTTTAATAATCAGGATATAGTCGCCCGGTTCCGGCTTCTTTTCCTTATCAATGGTATACCGTTTTCCATAAAAAATAAATGAATCATTATGTTTTGGTCTGTAGAGCTGGATGTCACTTGCTTTCGTAAGTATTTGCTTCATATCTTTTAAACGATACA
The genomic region above belongs to Virgibacillus doumboii and contains:
- a CDS encoding CoA-disulfide reductase, coding for MSKKIVIVGGVGGGATVAAQIRRLDKEAEVILFDKGNYIAFSNCGMPYYIGGVVDERDDLLVNKNKFAEKYGVTVKTNSEVVSIDRGQKQIHYKNENGSQYESYNKLVLAPGASATKPSIEGLNDERTFTLHLIPDMDAIYSYITKNKPQSCAIVGAGFVGLEMVENLKALDMDCTIVDRSPQVMKLVDADMAEMIQDHLKEKGVRLILNEGVQSFFDNGSTLNLSGGEKIQADMTILATGIKPNTKLAEDSSLELGETGAMKVNEFMQTNDPDIYALGDVVETNDYMTGSPRHVALAWPAHRQAYIIARHLQGSSLAYGGTQGSAIFKVFDLDVGVTGYNKAVLDQLGFNYSEVTHEQLSHAGYYPGAEKICIKILFDENDGTIYGGQVIGKEGVDKRLAVIATAMKGKITAGDLAELELAYAPPYSSPKDPINIVGYKAAGMLGE
- the crcB gene encoding fluoride efflux transporter CrcB codes for the protein MIWFIGIGGSLGAAVRYLLGNLISGRTQNPFPLGTWIINITGSFLLGYLAQLHLTNQISEWLWLFGGVGFCGAYTTFSTFGHETITLILSKKVKFAVVYVVTSIVVGIISAAIGFYI
- the crcB gene encoding fluoride efflux transporter CrcB, coding for MKLLLVMIGGFFGAISRFALGEWIHTTNGFPLGTFLINLIGCFLLGWFLTFVSQKKKIKPEITLTIGTGFIGSFTTFSTFSVETLQLIQQGLFSLGLLYISATTILGLVLAYSGRKLALRKERAGDVA
- a CDS encoding DUF3888 domain-containing protein, with protein sequence MRIQLVTVIFIGLISILLSFTVQAEEGNSNVNKEFNMDLTGYKQYSFGSFNQLGHEITPLAQLYFRIVQREQEWIEEPRLYIKGKKGYVHLWKKDGTNVLYQVEKQTNDMWEVINVNRKKIDRIPVSKKHLKKALIERLVEPISKAIHNYYGEYKLWSRSFEKVLKIDKDKHDNLLYVTVQVQTFEGAHNPPYGEETITFRLKGNEVEVVNFKHRDIPKEEWKRLELR
- a CDS encoding DUF5667 domain-containing protein; translated protein: MQLFEKIVKLAVSAVFVVSFTVTAGTGFVFADESDKPNDLTIKEADNETDVETTGEDKETMEEREAEEELPSLIPGDFFYFVKLMKENIQLAITLDDYKESQLLADFAAERIAEANALIKAGDKEEAADLLKKAVETQKEAEDMLNGTEETTGSKTEGEEGSTTVEGTATEENTDVEETDVEETTVEATDEEINEETEQVRINLANNIDALTAVLAKIDNPNAQAAIMKNIQKSFAKLAAKIEKRAGFTEESDDKSGEEDDSAEENETVEENSDSDANATLTISEKPYAKDDLNKQAQKEKEKEAEKLIKAQEKFAKAKAKAQEKAAKAKAKAAKKAEKAQQKAAEKAQKAKQKGNNNAAKGKGNGNSNGVGNANATKHANKN